Proteins encoded by one window of Zerene cesonia ecotype Mississippi chromosome 8, Zerene_cesonia_1.1, whole genome shotgun sequence:
- the LOC119828700 gene encoding dihydrolipoyllysine-residue succinyltransferase component of 2-oxoglutarate dehydrogenase complex, mitochondrial-like produces the protein MRYDVAWHSLRIQSHQIHTSIPSLGIEEVKSPTFPDSVTSGDIKLIKKEGDAVAMDEVVLEIETDKTALPVMSPGNGKIVKMYVKNGDSVKSQQPLFQVDVTGVAPAPAAAAPAPAAPKPAAPAPAPAAAPAAPKPAAAAPAAKAPAPAKAAKKPAAPAGPTLAAQKLGDPSKMISGTRTEFPVPMNRMRKRIAERLKEAQNTCAMLTTFNECDMSKLMAFRKANLEAFTKKYGVKLSFMSPFLKAAANALQDQPVINGVIIGDNVIYRDYVDISVAVATPKGLVTPVIRNVESMDYPKIELTIASVAERARNGKLTPADMQGGTFTISNGGVFGSLLSMPIINMPQSAILGMHAIVQRPVAIQGKVEIRPMMYLALSYDHRLVDGREAVYFLKKVRSGVEDPTSILAGI, from the exons ATgag ATATGACGTAGCATGGCACTCGCTTCGAATACAGTCTCATCAAATCCATACCAGTATCCCGTCCCTTGGGATCGAAGAGGTAAAATCACCAACTTTCCCAGATTCAGTTACCAGCGGTGACATCAA ATTAATAAAGAAGGAGGGAGATGCAGTTGCCATGGACGAAGTAGTTTTGGAGATAGAAACAGACAAAACCGCGTTGCCAGTGATGTCTCCCGGCAATGGAAAGATCGTCAAGATGTATGTGAAGAACGGCGATTCTGTTAAGTCACAGCAACCATTGTTCCAA GTTGACGTGACAGGCGTAGCACCGGCTCCAGCAGCtgccgcccccgcccccgcggCCCCGAAGcccgccgcccccgccccgGCACCCGCTGCAGCCCCCGCGGCGCCCAAACCTGCTGCTGCCGCCCCAGCCGCCAAGGCCCCCGCACCAGCTAAAGCGGCGAAGAAACCTGCGGCACCAGCAGGACCTACG TTGGCTGCGCAAAAACTCGGCGATCCATCGAAAATGATATCTGGCACACGCACAGAGTTCCCAGTACCCATGAACAGGATGAGAAAACGAATCGCAGAGAGGCTAAAAGAAGCGCAGAACACTTGCGCCATGCTAACTACCTTCAATGAATGTGATATGAG CAAGCTTATGGCGTTCCGTAAGGCGAATTTGGAAGCGTTTACGAAGAAATACGGAGTAAAGCTCTCCTTCATGTCACCATTTCTAAAAGCCGCAGCCAACGCGCTTCAAGACCAACCCGTTATCAATGGAGTGATTATTGGcgataatgtaatttatag AGATTATGTTGATATTTCTGTGGCTGTGGCAACACCAAAGGGCCTCGTTACTCCTGTAATTCGAAATGTGGAATCAATGGACTATCcaaaaatagaattaacaATTGCATCTGTCGCTGAGAGGGCTAGAAATG gTAAGCTAACGCCAGCGGATATGCAAGGAGGGACGTTCACAATAAGCAATGGGGGTGTGTTCGGGTCCCTGCTGTCCATGCCGATTATAAACATGCCCCAATCCGCCATACTTGGCATGCACGCTATTGTGCAGCGACCGGTCGCGATACAGGGCAAG GTTGAAATAAGACCAATGATGTATTTGGCCCTATCATATGACCACAGATTAGTAGACGGACGTGAAGCTGTATACTTCTTGAAGAAAGTACGATCAGGAGTAGAAGATCCTACGTCAATATTAGCAGGAATTTaa